In one window of Candidatus Omnitrophota bacterium DNA:
- a CDS encoding ATP-dependent helicase, with the protein MKSPVSFENELNPAQREAVVSTEGPYLVIAGAGSGKTRVLVYRTAYLVSQGVAPESILLLTFTRRAAGEMLRRASEVLDARCQNVSGGTFHSFANLTLRRHAPAVGLPRHFSIMDESDAENAVGLVCSHMGLRKADKRFPKKGTLLSLISKSVNKGVDVGTVIYEEYPHFMEWSGTIGQVKDKYFEYKRGLGLLDFDDLLVYMHELLVFQPQIRKELSERYRYIMVDEYQDTNKIQGHIVQLLAGEHKNLMVVGDDSQSIYSFRGAHFRNIIEFPKVFPEAKVITLEENYRSCQPILDMTNEVILAASERFEKTLFSNKPGRGRPVYADVADEHSQSRYVLRKVLEQRSLGVPLSEMAVLFRSGWHSNDLEVELASHGIPFVKYGGQKFAESAHVKDVLSFLRIVYNASDEMSWTRALLLLDGIGPKTVEDILKDVICGRQGLQAGGAVFKKKPELQKFFDLLRGIDGRQPPADLLKDVLGFYLPILMSQHDDYDKRLSDLESLERIASRYQSLEQFLADMTLDPLEKGLVEAERSQRKDHLIISTIHSAKGLEWHTVFLIYVAEGYLPSYRAFDNEGAIEEERRLFYVAATRAKENLYLIRPQVDGAARGGMEGQGSIYTRMSRFLEEGRILEKFVDVEGGGASRFRRKEYHF; encoded by the coding sequence ATGAAATCCCCCGTTTCCTTTGAGAATGAATTGAACCCTGCCCAGAGAGAGGCCGTCGTCTCCACCGAAGGCCCTTATCTGGTGATCGCCGGAGCCGGCAGCGGCAAGACGCGTGTTCTGGTTTACCGCACCGCCTATCTGGTCAGCCAGGGCGTGGCCCCGGAATCCATCCTGCTTTTGACGTTCACGCGAAGGGCCGCCGGAGAAATGTTGCGCCGGGCCAGCGAAGTCCTTGATGCCCGTTGCCAGAACGTTTCCGGTGGGACATTCCATTCCTTTGCCAACCTGACCCTGCGCAGACACGCTCCGGCTGTCGGCCTGCCGCGACACTTTTCGATCATGGATGAATCCGACGCGGAGAACGCGGTCGGGCTGGTCTGCTCCCATATGGGGCTGCGCAAGGCCGACAAGCGGTTTCCCAAGAAAGGCACGCTGTTGTCGCTGATTTCGAAAAGCGTCAACAAGGGGGTGGACGTCGGGACCGTTATTTACGAGGAGTATCCGCATTTCATGGAGTGGTCGGGGACCATCGGACAGGTCAAGGACAAATATTTTGAGTACAAACGCGGGCTCGGCCTTTTGGATTTTGACGACCTGCTGGTTTACATGCATGAGCTCCTCGTTTTTCAGCCGCAGATCCGCAAGGAGCTGTCGGAGCGGTACCGGTATATCATGGTGGACGAATACCAGGACACCAACAAAATCCAGGGCCATATCGTCCAGCTTCTGGCCGGCGAGCACAAAAACCTCATGGTGGTGGGGGACGACTCGCAGAGCATCTATTCGTTCCGGGGGGCGCATTTTCGCAACATCATCGAGTTCCCCAAGGTGTTTCCGGAGGCCAAGGTCATCACCCTGGAGGAAAATTACCGGTCCTGCCAGCCGATCCTGGACATGACCAACGAAGTGATCCTGGCGGCCAGCGAACGCTTTGAGAAAACGTTGTTCTCCAATAAACCGGGCCGGGGCCGGCCGGTGTACGCGGACGTTGCCGATGAGCACAGCCAGTCGAGGTATGTCTTGCGCAAGGTCCTTGAGCAGAGGTCCCTCGGGGTGCCGCTCAGCGAGATGGCGGTTCTGTTCCGGTCGGGCTGGCATTCCAATGACCTGGAAGTCGAGCTGGCGTCCCACGGCATTCCGTTCGTGAAATACGGCGGGCAGAAGTTCGCGGAATCCGCGCATGTGAAAGATGTCCTGAGTTTCTTGAGAATCGTATATAATGCCTCTGATGAGATGAGCTGGACGCGCGCCCTGCTCCTTTTGGACGGCATCGGCCCGAAGACCGTGGAGGACATCCTGAAGGACGTGATCTGCGGCCGGCAGGGATTGCAGGCTGGCGGCGCTGTTTTTAAAAAGAAACCGGAGCTCCAGAAGTTCTTCGACCTTTTGCGCGGAATCGACGGCCGGCAGCCGCCGGCGGATTTGCTGAAGGATGTTTTGGGGTTTTATCTTCCGATCCTGATGAGCCAGCACGACGATTACGACAAGCGTTTGAGCGACCTGGAATCCCTGGAACGCATCGCGTCCCGGTATCAGTCCCTGGAACAATTCTTGGCCGACATGACGCTGGACCCTCTTGAAAAAGGGCTGGTGGAGGCCGAGCGCAGCCAGAGAAAAGACCATCTCATCATCTCGACCATCCATTCCGCCAAGGGGCTGGAATGGCACACCGTATTCCTCATTTACGTGGCCGAGGGATATCTGCCGTCGTACCGCGCCTTTGATAACGAGGGCGCCATTGAGGAGGAACGCCGGCTGTTTTACGTTGCGGCCACCCGGGCCAAGGAAAATCTTTACTTGATCCGTCCCCAGGTGGACGGCGCGGCCCGCGGGGGGATGGAGGGGCAGGGGAGCATTTACACTCGGATGTCCCGCTTCCTGGAGGAAGGCCGGATCCTGGAGAAGTTTGTGGACGTGGAAGGCGGCGGCGCTTCCCGTTTCCGGCGGAAAGAATATCATTTTTAA
- a CDS encoding 3'-5' exonuclease, translating to MKLSRPLIVLDLETTGTWIEKDRIIEIGMIRCLPGGDRTTYEQKVNPGMPIPAEVQEVTGISDEDVKYAPRFKDIAAEVVNYLEGADLAGFNLERFDMPILAREVADANLSLDFKGRTVYDAQKIYHLHERRDLTAAYKYYCDHDLTDAHSALADSRATLEVLEAQLKKYGNGSDFIEALKQFDYKKRSEFYDADRKFRWWNGELYMMFGKYARRDNLKEVAKNDRSYLEWILTQNFSDEVKDLVERALEGKFPSWDPPGPKDAA from the coding sequence ATGAAATTGTCGCGGCCTTTGATTGTTTTGGACCTGGAGACCACGGGAACGTGGATTGAAAAAGACCGGATCATCGAGATCGGGATGATCCGCTGCCTCCCCGGGGGAGACCGCACGACATATGAACAAAAGGTCAATCCGGGCATGCCGATCCCTGCCGAGGTGCAGGAGGTGACGGGCATCAGCGATGAGGACGTGAAATACGCCCCGCGTTTCAAGGACATCGCCGCCGAGGTCGTGAATTATCTGGAAGGCGCCGACCTGGCTGGCTTCAACCTGGAACGTTTTGACATGCCGATCCTGGCCCGGGAGGTCGCGGACGCGAACCTGTCGCTGGATTTCAAGGGCCGGACCGTTTACGACGCGCAAAAAATTTATCATCTCCACGAGCGGAGGGACCTGACCGCCGCGTACAAATATTATTGCGACCATGATCTCACTGACGCCCACTCCGCCTTGGCCGACAGCCGGGCGACCCTGGAGGTGCTCGAGGCCCAGTTGAAGAAATACGGCAACGGCAGCGACTTCATCGAGGCGCTCAAACAGTTCGATTACAAAAAACGTAGTGAATTTTACGATGCGGACCGCAAGTTTCGTTGGTGGAACGGCGAGCTGTACATGATGTTCGGCAAATATGCCCGGCGGGATAATCTCAAAGAGGTGGCGAAGAACGACCGGTCTTATCTGGAATGGATACTGACCCAGAATTTCAGCGATGAAGTGAAGGACCTGGTCGAGCGGGCGCTGGAGGGAAAATTCCCCTCCTGGGACCCGCCGGGCCCCAAGGATGCGGCTTGA
- a CDS encoding thioredoxin domain-containing protein — MTRLNKTQIAVLVALSAVALVLVARVGLKALTGKQATVSLKSKGPSEAGLKIVEYIDFECPACSQGVRLLNEYFQKYPDKIYLEVKYYPLESHRHAYLSARYVECSLRQDKFWPFLDLLMAQQRQWAVLTDPQPAFHQYAQTAGMNIAQMEGCLKDKAMPDVIFSEKAEGVGMGVRSTPTYFINGEMVVGPKVLKEKLAAYFGETVQASLPAPPPQTPVRP; from the coding sequence ATGACCCGACTGAATAAAACCCAAATCGCAGTCCTCGTGGCCCTGAGCGCCGTTGCCCTGGTCCTGGTGGCCCGCGTCGGCCTCAAAGCGTTGACCGGTAAGCAGGCCACGGTATCCTTGAAATCCAAAGGCCCTTCCGAGGCCGGTTTGAAGATCGTGGAATACATCGATTTTGAGTGTCCCGCCTGTTCGCAGGGCGTGCGGCTTCTCAATGAGTATTTTCAGAAGTATCCGGACAAAATTTACCTGGAAGTCAAATACTACCCCCTGGAATCCCACCGCCACGCGTACCTGTCCGCCCGTTATGTGGAATGCTCGCTGAGGCAGGATAAATTCTGGCCGTTTCTTGATCTCCTCATGGCGCAACAGCGCCAATGGGCCGTTTTGACAGACCCGCAGCCGGCGTTTCATCAGTATGCCCAGACGGCCGGGATGAACATCGCCCAGATGGAAGGCTGCCTGAAAGACAAGGCGATGCCGGACGTAATCTTCTCCGAGAAGGCGGAGGGCGTGGGGATGGGCGTCCGGTCCACGCCAACGTATTTCATCAACGGCGAGATGGTGGTAGGCCCTAAAGTTCTCAAGGAAAAATTAGCCGCGTATTTCGGGGAGACTGTCCAGGCGTCGCTGCCGGCGCCGCCACCGCAAACTCCTGTGCGGCCTTGA
- a CDS encoding penicillin-binding protein activator LpoB: MKHRHLFVLVLALLTAAGCGTTVKRVDVEAPVDYSGRWNDTDSRLVAKEMIDDSLSRSWVAVFQTENKRPPVVIVGSVVNKSHEHINSDVFTKDLERSLLNSGRVKFVASRQERTDVREERVDQQGAFTNSATRRKMAMETGADYMLIGSINSIKDETRGRYVIMYQVNLEMVDLATNEKVWIGQKDIKKVVQKSKYSL; the protein is encoded by the coding sequence ATGAAACACCGTCACCTGTTCGTATTGGTTTTGGCCCTTCTGACCGCGGCCGGCTGCGGCACGACCGTCAAGCGCGTGGACGTGGAAGCGCCCGTGGATTACAGCGGCCGCTGGAACGACACCGATTCCCGGCTGGTCGCCAAGGAGATGATCGACGACTCGCTGTCACGCTCCTGGGTCGCGGTGTTCCAGACGGAAAACAAGCGCCCGCCGGTTGTCATCGTCGGCTCGGTCGTCAATAAAAGCCATGAGCACATCAATTCCGACGTGTTCACCAAAGACCTCGAGCGCAGCCTCCTCAACTCTGGCCGGGTGAAATTCGTGGCCTCCCGCCAGGAACGGACGGACGTGCGCGAAGAGCGTGTCGACCAGCAGGGGGCGTTCACGAACTCCGCGACCCGCCGCAAGATGGCGATGGAAACCGGCGCGGACTACATGCTCATCGGCAGCATCAATTCCATCAAGGACGAAACGCGCGGCCGTTACGTGATCATGTATCAGGTCAATCTGGAAATGGTGGACCTGGCGACCAATGAAAAAGTCTGGATCGGGCAGAAGGACATCAAGAAGGTCGTTCAGAAGAGCAAGTACTCCCTTTAG
- a CDS encoding SPOR domain-containing protein: MKNQWMIWTLIAAVIVIAVFALNFEGGQKSSLSLMDIFPEQQLDSIPDVEYEFIEETSPEPAPLPAKASKPVQPAKPQAAPPVKMSAPAASAKPESREPASAAKAAPAAPPAVNVASMPFTIQVASYKEKSHAELSLKGLLAAGYPASLVAKDLGDKGTWYRIYVGSFQTKDQANEFLSKMKPEYKNSFVISNKK, translated from the coding sequence ATGAAAAATCAATGGATGATTTGGACCCTGATCGCCGCGGTCATTGTCATTGCCGTGTTCGCGCTCAATTTCGAGGGCGGGCAGAAGTCTTCGTTGTCCCTGATGGACATTTTCCCTGAACAGCAGTTGGATTCGATCCCCGATGTCGAATATGAATTTATCGAGGAGACGTCCCCGGAACCGGCGCCCCTGCCGGCCAAGGCGTCCAAGCCGGTTCAGCCCGCGAAACCGCAGGCGGCCCCTCCGGTGAAGATGTCCGCTCCCGCGGCATCCGCAAAGCCGGAATCCCGGGAACCGGCCTCCGCCGCCAAGGCGGCTCCGGCGGCCCCGCCGGCCGTGAACGTTGCTTCGATGCCTTTCACCATTCAGGTGGCCTCTTATAAGGAAAAAAGCCACGCCGAACTGTCCCTGAAAGGGCTGCTGGCCGCGGGTTACCCGGCCTCTCTTGTGGCCAAGGACCTGGGCGACAAGGGGACCTGGTACCGGATTTACGTCGGATCGTTTCAAACCAAGGACCAGGCCAACGAATTCCTTTCCAAGATGAAGCCGGAATATAAAAATAGCTTTGTGATTTCAAACAAGAAATAG
- a CDS encoding alpha-2-macroglobulin family protein: MGKNFLKGFFLSVAAVFVFGTCGIAADTPLLKEADQLREEKSYQMAAEKYRQILSEVEKNGPAAKIAREVNFKLGDCLWRANQQGTAAPEAEKMLKDLAEDKDADRWQAEAGESLAEYYLQVDRWSHTEQIKSYLENARDYWAGATDVELARKRFVTASFTLGDFISQNWGWYYTGLSEVRYGEKAIARPPQAQPAGLEVLYEEILKIATDPADKAKAHYALAMSYQSRFAYDPEKKKLIEKHFKEVVDRYPQSEWLDDALFYLGQYHEQASEFKPALEAFQQLLSRFKPGESQWLDNARERVKQITGPALSAGVGYTFLPDSEIQFSLNWRNISQAKVTIYKMDLVHELNLNMNVQADKDERGVDQYSKLLKSLVDSGRYQFLPVVVSWQESLKEEGKHLPYGESKGLAEWRKEKDDDPVDPAMGVLPPGAYLLLVTAGDVKAYDLILVTEMGVAAKTSARSALFYAFDGATGSPKPEAQVKYHYRYYDTQGHWMWDEGSGVTDASGLLKVELKNPGEQYNNQHDLFAVASDGAMQAFVQGSHYGSGGSGMNWSLYSYSDRPAYRPNEQVSFKGIVRRYDGAAFTNTTGMKVKTRIYDPRGNIVREKDYVLNDFGTFDDKLSLDGQAALGEYRMEVYTDNWNQHIGNSPLFRLEEYKLPEFLVNIKPKPKDGKVSTYQLGDKIVVELDAQYYFGGPVAGADIEYLIYQSPYYHTYYPAREYEWYYRDMRSNYYDYGGGQLVTQGKIKTDKDGKATFEFETPKDSPNDLKYRVEARVVDQSRREITATGEIKVTKNAFYAYLTPKQNLYHPGDKAEVDIKIMTANGEPVSVDGKVAVLRNWWDGPRMEGDKIVREGQYGNNELFSKFVKTDAKGEAKFEFQPEQDGYYTVQFTGFDAGGKEVLSSAVVYVCAKQSQDIGFRFGGMQIIAEKDTYMPGETARFMIVSDQPESWVLFSAEAQEILDYQMLHLTGAVKLLEVPIQANFIPNIFVTAVSSDHFQMKTHSLPIIVPPEEKFLNVRISSDKEVYGPRDEGKFSLEVTDKDGEPVSGEISLGIVDASVYYIQNEYVPDIREFYYGQKRQLSVTTQTSFQQRTYTRLVRGEKGELITEDQRRYLKDSKERDLAKKAETEVSARSGEKILGDERLRSDVSFAAMDAVGGMAEGKMRAASAPMVSRSLAKPMEEMAEKQSKDKEDIGKGNRNEKGPLAQAETRTDFRSTVIWQPSIVTDAEGRASLTVTFPDSLTTWRATARAITRQTTVGNVTQETRTKKDIIVRLQAPRFFTERDMATVSANVHNYTEEEQKIKVTIDAKGLHVVGEPSSWITVPAGGEKRVDWVCEVPKAGLADIKVTAQAKTEADAMARSYPIIPHGIEKFIAQAVVLKSQEPAEQTAEFVLNVPKERIKESTSLQLVLSPSMAAALLDALPYLADYPYGCVEQTMSRFLPAVIVAKTMQNLGLTEQEVMAYISDVMEPRHDPEGHPQRRDDATFTKLKSMTQDGLKRLYDFQHSDGGWGWWKDDDTNRFMTAYVLWGISLARDAGADVRGDVISRAASYLQTNLVEEENNPDMLAWMLYALAQARTGSEFQDKQEQRLWEMRDKLNPYTRALFALSLQLRNNKEYADVLVRNLANGVKEDKDNATAHWGESGIYYRWSDGGTEATAFVLKALVNIDPQSVYVDPAVKWLALNRRGARWSNTRDTAIALLSLADYLKTTRELNPAYEFDILVNGQSVRQGKVDSQNVLTFGRLVEVPAEAIRDGKNTVQVKFKGQGAMYLSGYLKYFTLEEGITSAGNEIFVERKYLKESKKETLMKGYVSDWAELKDGDAVKSGERIKVELTVEAKNNYEYLVFEDYKPAGFEAVELKSGTGYAQAVDGKGKPAGGQAWLYQEFRDQKVAIFITKLKQGTYRISYELRAEVPGEFHAMPNQAHAMYVPEIRANSSEMRLTVEERPEIE; encoded by the coding sequence ATGGGAAAGAATTTCCTGAAGGGGTTTTTTCTGTCCGTTGCCGCTGTTTTTGTTTTTGGGACCTGCGGGATCGCCGCTGATACCCCGCTTCTCAAGGAGGCCGACCAGCTCCGGGAGGAGAAGTCGTATCAGATGGCGGCCGAGAAATACCGCCAAATTTTGAGCGAAGTTGAAAAAAATGGACCTGCTGCCAAGATCGCGCGGGAAGTGAATTTCAAGCTGGGGGACTGCCTGTGGCGCGCCAATCAGCAGGGGACAGCCGCTCCTGAAGCGGAAAAGATGCTGAAGGATCTGGCCGAGGATAAAGATGCCGACCGCTGGCAGGCTGAGGCCGGAGAATCCCTGGCTGAATATTATTTGCAGGTGGACCGCTGGTCGCACACGGAGCAGATCAAGTCATATTTAGAGAACGCTCGGGATTATTGGGCCGGAGCCACGGATGTTGAGTTGGCCAGGAAGCGTTTTGTCACGGCCAGCTTCACTTTAGGCGATTTTATCTCCCAGAATTGGGGCTGGTATTACACGGGGCTTTCCGAAGTGCGTTACGGCGAAAAAGCCATTGCCAGGCCGCCGCAGGCCCAGCCGGCCGGGCTTGAAGTGCTGTATGAGGAAATCCTCAAGATCGCCACGGATCCGGCGGACAAGGCCAAGGCCCATTACGCGTTGGCCATGAGCTATCAGAGCCGGTTTGCGTACGATCCTGAAAAGAAAAAGTTGATCGAGAAACATTTCAAGGAAGTGGTTGACCGCTACCCGCAGAGCGAATGGCTGGATGACGCGTTGTTCTATCTGGGGCAGTATCACGAGCAGGCCAGCGAATTTAAGCCGGCCCTGGAGGCTTTTCAGCAACTCTTGTCGCGTTTCAAGCCGGGGGAATCCCAGTGGCTGGACAACGCCCGGGAGCGCGTCAAGCAAATCACGGGTCCGGCCCTTTCCGCCGGCGTGGGTTACACGTTCCTTCCGGATTCGGAAATCCAATTCAGCCTGAATTGGCGCAACATCAGCCAGGCCAAAGTCACGATTTACAAGATGGACCTGGTGCATGAGCTCAATTTGAACATGAACGTGCAGGCGGACAAGGACGAGAGAGGCGTGGACCAGTATTCCAAACTTCTTAAAAGTCTTGTGGATTCCGGCCGTTATCAGTTTCTGCCCGTTGTGGTGTCTTGGCAGGAGTCCCTGAAAGAAGAGGGGAAACATCTTCCCTACGGGGAGAGCAAGGGGTTGGCGGAATGGCGTAAGGAAAAGGATGACGATCCCGTCGATCCCGCGATGGGGGTGTTGCCTCCGGGCGCATACCTGCTTTTGGTGACCGCCGGAGACGTGAAGGCCTATGATCTCATCCTGGTGACGGAGATGGGCGTGGCGGCAAAAACGTCGGCCCGTTCCGCGCTTTTTTACGCTTTTGACGGGGCCACCGGAAGCCCCAAGCCGGAGGCCCAGGTCAAATATCACTACCGTTATTACGACACCCAGGGACACTGGATGTGGGATGAGGGCAGCGGCGTGACCGATGCCAGCGGGCTTTTGAAGGTCGAACTGAAAAATCCCGGAGAACAATACAACAATCAACACGATCTTTTTGCCGTGGCCTCGGACGGGGCCATGCAGGCCTTTGTGCAGGGGTCTCATTACGGTTCCGGGGGATCGGGCATGAATTGGTCGCTTTATTCTTACAGCGATCGGCCGGCGTACCGGCCCAATGAGCAGGTCTCTTTCAAGGGGATTGTCCGGCGTTACGACGGGGCCGCGTTCACCAACACCACAGGGATGAAGGTCAAAACGCGGATTTATGATCCGCGCGGCAACATCGTGCGTGAAAAAGATTATGTTTTGAATGATTTCGGGACCTTCGATGATAAATTGTCCCTGGACGGCCAGGCGGCGTTGGGCGAGTACCGGATGGAGGTCTACACCGACAACTGGAACCAGCACATCGGCAACAGCCCGCTGTTCCGGCTGGAGGAATACAAGCTGCCGGAATTTTTGGTCAACATCAAGCCGAAACCGAAGGACGGCAAGGTGTCCACATATCAGCTCGGCGATAAAATCGTTGTCGAGCTCGACGCCCAGTATTATTTCGGCGGCCCCGTGGCCGGCGCGGACATCGAGTATCTGATCTATCAATCGCCCTATTACCACACGTATTATCCCGCCCGGGAGTATGAATGGTATTACCGCGACATGCGTTCGAATTATTATGATTACGGCGGCGGCCAGCTGGTCACGCAGGGGAAGATCAAGACGGACAAGGACGGCAAGGCCACGTTTGAATTTGAAACCCCGAAGGACAGCCCGAACGATTTGAAATACCGCGTCGAGGCCAGGGTGGTGGACCAGAGCCGCCGGGAGATCACGGCCACGGGCGAGATCAAGGTCACGAAAAACGCGTTTTACGCCTACCTGACACCCAAGCAGAACCTTTACCACCCCGGCGACAAGGCCGAGGTGGACATCAAGATCATGACGGCCAACGGGGAGCCCGTGTCCGTGGACGGCAAGGTGGCTGTCCTGCGCAACTGGTGGGACGGTCCGAGGATGGAAGGCGACAAGATCGTCCGCGAAGGGCAGTATGGGAACAATGAGCTTTTTTCCAAGTTCGTCAAGACCGACGCCAAGGGCGAGGCGAAATTTGAATTCCAGCCCGAGCAGGACGGGTATTACACGGTCCAGTTCACCGGGTTTGACGCGGGCGGAAAGGAAGTCTTGTCCAGCGCCGTTGTCTATGTCTGCGCGAAGCAGAGCCAGGACATTGGATTCCGCTTCGGCGGCATGCAGATCATCGCGGAAAAAGACACGTATATGCCCGGCGAGACCGCGCGTTTCATGATCGTTTCAGACCAGCCGGAAAGCTGGGTGCTGTTTTCCGCCGAGGCGCAGGAGATCCTGGATTATCAGATGCTGCATCTGACCGGAGCGGTCAAATTGCTGGAAGTCCCTATCCAGGCCAATTTCATTCCCAACATTTTCGTAACGGCGGTCTCATCGGACCATTTTCAGATGAAGACCCATTCGTTGCCGATCATTGTTCCTCCCGAAGAAAAGTTCTTGAACGTGCGGATCTCTTCGGACAAGGAGGTCTATGGCCCGAGGGACGAGGGAAAGTTTTCTTTAGAAGTCACGGACAAGGACGGGGAGCCGGTGTCGGGTGAAATCTCCCTGGGGATCGTGGACGCCAGCGTTTATTACATCCAGAACGAATATGTCCCGGACATCCGGGAATTCTATTATGGACAGAAGCGACAGCTCTCGGTCACGACCCAGACCAGTTTTCAGCAGCGGACCTATACCCGGCTTGTCCGAGGGGAGAAGGGCGAGTTGATCACCGAGGACCAGAGGAGATATCTGAAGGACTCGAAGGAGCGGGATCTGGCCAAGAAGGCTGAAACCGAGGTGTCGGCCCGGTCCGGGGAGAAAATCCTCGGAGACGAACGGCTGCGCTCGGATGTGTCTTTCGCGGCCATGGACGCAGTCGGCGGCATGGCCGAAGGCAAGATGAGGGCCGCTTCGGCGCCGATGGTCAGCAGGTCTCTGGCCAAGCCGATGGAGGAGATGGCTGAAAAGCAGAGTAAAGATAAGGAAGATATAGGGAAGGGCAACAGGAATGAAAAAGGGCCTTTGGCCCAGGCCGAGACCCGGACGGATTTCCGATCCACCGTGATCTGGCAGCCGTCCATCGTGACCGACGCGGAAGGTCGGGCGAGTTTGACCGTGACCTTCCCGGATTCGCTCACGACCTGGCGCGCCACGGCCCGCGCGATCACCCGGCAAACCACCGTCGGCAACGTGACTCAGGAAACGCGGACCAAGAAAGACATCATCGTGCGTCTGCAGGCCCCGCGTTTTTTCACCGAGCGGGACATGGCCACGGTGTCCGCCAACGTGCATAACTACACGGAAGAAGAGCAGAAAATTAAAGTGACCATTGATGCGAAAGGACTGCACGTGGTCGGCGAACCGTCATCCTGGATCACGGTCCCGGCCGGCGGAGAAAAGCGGGTGGACTGGGTGTGCGAAGTGCCCAAGGCCGGTCTGGCGGATATCAAGGTGACGGCCCAGGCGAAGACCGAAGCCGACGCCATGGCCCGCAGTTACCCGATCATCCCGCACGGCATCGAGAAGTTCATCGCCCAGGCCGTTGTGCTGAAAAGCCAGGAGCCGGCGGAGCAGACCGCCGAGTTCGTGCTGAATGTCCCCAAGGAAAGGATCAAGGAATCCACGTCCTTACAGCTTGTCCTTTCGCCTTCGATGGCCGCGGCTTTGCTGGATGCCCTGCCTTACCTGGCGGATTATCCTTACGGCTGTGTGGAGCAGACCATGAGCCGTTTCCTGCCGGCGGTCATTGTGGCAAAGACCATGCAGAATCTAGGCCTGACCGAACAGGAGGTCATGGCCTATATCAGCGATGTGATGGAGCCGCGGCATGATCCCGAGGGGCATCCTCAGCGCCGCGATGACGCGACGTTCACCAAACTTAAATCCATGACCCAGGACGGGCTCAAACGGCTGTATGATTTTCAGCATTCCGACGGCGGCTGGGGTTGGTGGAAGGATGACGACACCAACCGCTTCATGACCGCGTATGTTCTCTGGGGGATCTCTTTGGCCAGGGATGCGGGAGCGGATGTCCGGGGGGACGTGATCTCCCGCGCCGCGTCGTATCTCCAGACGAATCTTGTCGAGGAGGAGAACAATCCCGACATGCTGGCCTGGATGCTCTACGCCCTGGCGCAGGCGAGGACAGGCAGCGAATTCCAGGACAAGCAGGAACAACGGTTGTGGGAAATGCGCGACAAACTCAACCCCTACACGCGCGCGCTGTTCGCGCTGTCTCTGCAGCTCCGCAATAATAAGGAATATGCCGATGTTCTGGTGAGGAATTTGGCCAACGGCGTGAAGGAGGACAAGGACAACGCCACCGCGCATTGGGGCGAGTCCGGGATCTATTACCGCTGGAGCGACGGCGGGACCGAGGCCACGGCGTTTGTTTTGAAAGCGCTGGTGAACATTGATCCACAGAGCGTTTACGTTGACCCCGCGGTCAAGTGGCTGGCCCTCAACCGCCGCGGCGCCCGCTGGAGCAACACGCGCGACACGGCGATCGCGCTGTTGTCGCTGGCCGATTATCTGAAAACGACCCGGGAGTTGAATCCGGCTTATGAGTTTGACATCCTTGTCAACGGCCAGTCCGTCCGGCAGGGGAAGGTGGACAGCCAGAATGTCCTGACCTTCGGCCGCCTCGTCGAAGTTCCCGCGGAAGCGATCCGGGACGGAAAAAACACCGTCCAGGTCAAATTCAAGGGACAGGGCGCGATGTATCTGTCCGGATACCTGAAGTATTTCACGCTGGAAGAGGGCATCACGTCCGCCGGCAACGAGATCTTCGTCGAGCGGAAATACCTGAAAGAAAGCAAAAAGGAAACCCTGATGAAAGGGTATGTCTCCGACTGGGCCGAGCTCAAGGACGGCGACGCCGTCAAGAGCGGGGAGCGCATAAAGGTCGAGCTCACGGTCGAGGCGAAGAACAATTACGAATACCTGGTCTTTGAAGATTATAAGCCGGCCGGGTTCGAGGCCGTGGAACTGAAGAGCGGCACCGGCTACGCCCAGGCGGTTGATGGGAAGGGGAAGCCCGCCGGCGGACAGGCCTGGCTGTATCAGGAATTCCGCGACCAGAAAGTCGCGATTTTCATCACGAAGTTGAAGCAGGGGACCTACCGGATCTCATATGAGCTCCGGGCCGAGGTGCCGGGCGAGTTTCATGCCATGCCCAACCAGGCGCACGCGATGTATGTTCCGGAGATCCGCGCCAACAGCAGCGAGATGCGGCTTACCGTGGAAGAGAGGCCGGAGATTGAGTGA